The following proteins are encoded in a genomic region of Pan troglodytes isolate AG18354 chromosome 2, NHGRI_mPanTro3-v2.0_pri, whole genome shotgun sequence:
- the UCN2 gene encoding LOW QUALITY PROTEIN: urocortin-2 (The sequence of the model RefSeq protein was modified relative to this genomic sequence to represent the inferred CDS: substituted 1 base at 1 genomic stop codon) — protein MTRFALLLLMVLMLGRVLVVPVTPIPTFQLRPQNSPQTTPXPAASESPSAAPTWPWAAQSHRSPTRHPGSRIVLSLDVPIGLLQILLEQARARAAREQATTNARILARVGRC, from the coding sequence ATGACCAGGTTTGCTCTGCTGTTGCTGATGGTCCTGATGTTGGGCAGAGTCCTGGTTGTCCCAGTGACCCCTATCCCAACCTTCCAGCTCCGCCCTCAGAATTCTCCCCAGACCACTCCCTGACCTGCGGCCTCAGAGAGCCCCTCAGCTGCTCCCACATGGCCGTGGGCTGCCCAGAGCCACCGCAGCCCCACCCGCCACCCTGGCTCGCGCATTGTCCTATCGCTGGATGTCCCCATCGGCCTCTTGCAGATCTTACTGGAGCAAGCCCGGGCCAGGGCTGCCAGGGAGCAGGCCACCACCAACGCCCGCATCCTGGCCCGTGTCGGCCGCTGCTGA